The genomic segment AATGAGAATTGTCATTAAATCTTATGTAAACTAGACCATTAAAAAAATAGAATATTTTGTTATTATTTTTAGTTTGTCATTAAAAAATCCATTTATTGGATTATGTACTATGAATTGGTCGAATAAAGATTGGAGTATTAAGTATGCCAAATATGGTCAAAGAGAATGGTGAACAATGTGCAAAGCAAGTATATCAATCATATGAGTGGATACTTATACAGTCCAAAAATGAAAAGAGCTGTTGGTATGAATCATTATGGGGTGAGTGTCTATTTTACTATATTTTAGAACTTGAATTGAACACAGTTAGGTATTATGATCAGCCTGTTGAAATACCAATTAAGTTCTTTAATATAGAATTGAAAAAATGTAGAATGGAATCATATTCCAGATTACTTAGTCTTTAAAGATAACCCAGTACCTATTCTTTATCAAATTCAGTGAAGTAAAGATTTTAAACAATTCTCGTACATCACGAGAGCACGCCTTAGTTATGTGAGAAAAAATAATTGGGAATATTCCATTGTAACACCTAAAGAGAATCTACCTGATATTATAAAATCCAATATTCTTTTTCTATGAAATTTTTTAAAGCCTAGGAAAAACACAGAGTCATGGTTAAGGGAACTAGAAGAAAAAATTACATATTTAGATGAAATAACAGTTATAGAATTAGCAAAAAGTTTCTCTGGAAAAATTGACTATCGAGCTATATTGCCACTAATTTGGCACTTAGTAAGTATAGGAAAATTTACAAGTTAACTTAATGAAAAAGTTTGATCAGTATAGCGTTGTAAAGATAGGGAATATACAACAAACTCTTCAAGAGTATATATATAAATAATTACACTCCTAACAACTTTACAGGACTTAAATAATTAATAGTAATATTATACAAATATCTCATTTGAAGAGGAGGATTTGTAGTTAGGAAAATAGAAACATATGCTGTTCCCTAATAACACTATTCATATTGCTAGATGATAAGAGTAAAACTCTTCCCATATGTACATGCGCCATAAATTTTGAGATAATCTCTACAAATGTATTTTGAGGAGGATTTTTCATGACCAGAAGCCATAATTTAGAACTATGAAAAGAATTGGAACTGCGAATTTCTGACTACAAAGCGAGCGGTCAATCCCAAGCTAAATGGTGCGAGGACAATGGGGTTAGTCATCAATTTGGATACTAGAAGAAAATTCTTAAAGATCAAAGTACCGAGAAAACAAACAATTCTTGGGTTCCAGTAATCATAGAGGAACTTAAAACAGC from the Niallia sp. FSL W8-0635 genome contains:
- the tnpA gene encoding IS66 family insertion sequence element accessory protein TnpA: MELRISDYKASGQSQAKWCEDNGVSHQFGY